Proteins found in one Alteromonas macleodii genomic segment:
- the trpD gene encoding anthranilate phosphoribosyltransferase, which produces MLNAGPLLEQIMLRESLSQTEAYSLFNSIMHGEQSEVMIASVLTALKMKKESPSEIAGAASAMVANALPFPTPSYEFADIVGTGGDGHNTINISSAAGVVAASCGVKVAKHGNRSVSSKSGSADLFRQFGLNLEISPETSRKCLDEANFTFLFAPVYHAGMRHAAPVRAAMKTRTLFNILGPLANPAGPTHGVFGVYSPELLEPYAKTLMLLGQHRAMIVHGDGLDELALHGESMIYDLEHGDIRKLTVTAEDFGLPHYPLSAIEGGEPEENRQFVEAALNGEGKEAHRAAIAMNCGALLKVTGKASTFKEGAEMAMNAMTEGLPMQLLTKVAKITQEVSTNG; this is translated from the coding sequence ATGCTTAACGCAGGCCCTCTACTAGAACAAATTATGTTGCGAGAATCACTGTCGCAAACCGAGGCATACAGCTTGTTTAACAGCATCATGCACGGTGAGCAAAGCGAGGTGATGATTGCTTCAGTGCTGACTGCGCTGAAAATGAAAAAAGAATCACCCAGCGAAATTGCAGGTGCGGCGAGTGCCATGGTTGCCAATGCACTGCCCTTTCCCACACCGTCTTATGAGTTTGCAGATATCGTTGGTACAGGCGGTGATGGCCACAACACCATTAATATTTCCAGTGCAGCCGGTGTAGTTGCCGCATCTTGTGGTGTGAAGGTGGCGAAACACGGTAATCGCAGTGTATCGAGTAAGTCTGGCTCTGCTGATTTGTTTCGCCAGTTTGGTCTTAATTTAGAGATAAGCCCAGAAACTTCCCGCAAGTGCTTAGATGAAGCAAATTTCACATTTCTTTTTGCACCGGTTTATCACGCCGGTATGCGCCACGCAGCCCCCGTGCGCGCTGCGATGAAGACCAGAACCTTGTTTAATATACTGGGGCCGCTGGCAAACCCGGCGGGTCCAACTCATGGCGTTTTCGGCGTATACTCTCCTGAACTGCTTGAACCTTACGCAAAAACCCTTATGCTGCTTGGCCAACACCGCGCAATGATTGTGCATGGCGATGGCTTGGATGAACTGGCGCTTCACGGCGAATCAATGATTTACGACCTTGAGCATGGCGATATTCGCAAGCTTACCGTTACCGCCGAAGACTTCGGTTTACCTCATTATCCTCTTTCTGCGATTGAAGGCGGTGAACCTGAAGAAAACAGACAATTTGTTGAAGCAGCGCTAAACGGCGAAGGTAAAGAGGCGCACCGTGCCGCTATCGCTATGAACTGCGGGGCACTGTTGAAAGTAACCGGCAAAGCCTCAACCTTCAAAGAAGGGGCTGAAATGGCGATGAACGCTATGACCGAAGGGTTACCCATGCAGTTATTAACGAAGGTTGCCAAAATTACTCAGGAGGTAAGCACGAATGGCTAA
- a CDS encoding aminodeoxychorismate/anthranilate synthase component II, whose translation MNQQVTTLFLLDNVDSFTYNLVDELRTLNLDIKVYRNTVSANALFERMQEQATKGPVLLMLSPGPGAPSEAGCMPELLKKVHGVFPVIGICLGHQAIVEHYGGTVGRASQVMHGKSSAITHSEDAMFKGLQQPLHVARYHSLVAHSLPENLTVCASTINDDGSEAVMAVYNSEDRMLGFQFHPESILTAHGSLLLKQSIDYLTLQGANHA comes from the coding sequence ATGAATCAGCAAGTGACCACCCTATTTTTGCTCGACAATGTAGACTCATTTACCTACAACCTTGTGGACGAACTGCGCACCTTAAACCTAGATATAAAGGTGTATCGCAACACGGTTTCAGCAAATGCCTTGTTTGAAAGAATGCAGGAACAAGCAACGAAAGGCCCTGTGCTTCTTATGTTGTCACCAGGTCCAGGCGCACCAAGTGAAGCCGGCTGTATGCCTGAGCTACTTAAAAAGGTACACGGCGTGTTCCCCGTAATTGGTATTTGCTTAGGCCATCAAGCCATTGTTGAGCATTACGGCGGCACCGTAGGCCGCGCCAGCCAAGTTATGCACGGCAAATCTTCTGCCATTACTCATTCTGAAGATGCCATGTTCAAAGGCTTACAGCAGCCCTTACATGTCGCACGCTACCACTCTTTAGTGGCACATTCATTGCCTGAAAACCTTACTGTTTGCGCATCTACAATAAACGATGACGGCAGTGAGGCCGTAATGGCAGTTTACAACAGCGAAGATCGCATGTTGGGTTTCCAATTTCACCCAGAATCTATTTTAACAGCCCACGGAAGTTTGCTGTTAAAGCAAAGTATTGACTATCTAACGTTACAGGGAGCGAACCATGCTTAA
- a CDS encoding anthranilate synthase component 1 — translation MSLAELGISPGKVETIEQVGHYVDDPLAAFAHLCGNKNNALLLESAEIDSKDDLQSLLMVDAALRMECRGNRVEVKALTGNGASVLPLFVDHAPDGLHIKERTDTSITMVCDEADGELDEDSRLKAASVMDALRIVINKITPIRQHPHAIFLGGVFAYDMLAGFEKLPDVAEGENDCPDFVFYLAETLITVDHQTRETHLIGSVFSGQDVAQQYFAIAQRLEAIHQQLHDMPAKPVLVGANTAKITDVESEAQSGQSLVSDSENQNGQSLSSFDPSVEVSVDLSDEQFCNHVLDLKQHILAGDIFQVVPSRTFSLPCPSPLLAYAKLKESNPSPYMFYMQDAAFSIFGASPESALKYERESNQVEIYPIAGTRPRGKRPDGSIDRDLDSRIELNLREDTKEKSEHIMLVDLARNDVAKVSRPGTRYVKDLLKVDRYSHVMHLVSRVVGQLRDDLDPLHAYQACMNMGTLVGAPKVSAATLIREVEKKRRGSYGGAVGYLNGQGDMDTCIVIRSAFVKNGTAYIQAGAGVVYDSVPQAEADETRAKAQAVIGAVKAALQEEAESINVALNEGGNA, via the coding sequence ATGAGTTTAGCGGAACTGGGGATTTCCCCAGGTAAGGTAGAGACAATTGAGCAAGTGGGTCACTATGTCGATGATCCACTTGCCGCGTTTGCCCACCTTTGTGGCAATAAAAACAACGCACTGCTTTTAGAGTCGGCAGAAATTGATTCTAAAGACGACTTACAAAGCTTATTAATGGTTGACGCAGCACTGCGCATGGAATGTCGAGGCAACCGTGTAGAAGTGAAAGCATTGACCGGCAACGGCGCTTCAGTATTACCTTTATTTGTAGACCACGCCCCTGACGGTCTACACATTAAAGAAAGGACAGACACTTCAATTACCATGGTATGTGATGAAGCCGACGGCGAGCTTGACGAAGACAGCCGCTTAAAGGCCGCCAGCGTAATGGACGCGCTTCGCATTGTTATCAATAAGATAACGCCAATTCGCCAGCATCCCCACGCTATATTTTTAGGCGGGGTATTTGCCTACGACATGCTAGCAGGCTTTGAAAAGCTACCTGATGTTGCAGAAGGTGAAAATGACTGTCCAGACTTTGTGTTTTACCTGGCAGAAACTTTAATTACCGTTGATCACCAAACCCGCGAAACCCACTTAATTGGCAGTGTGTTTAGCGGTCAAGACGTGGCTCAGCAATACTTTGCCATTGCACAACGCTTAGAAGCAATTCATCAGCAGCTACACGATATGCCTGCCAAGCCTGTGTTAGTAGGTGCAAATACAGCAAAGATTACCGATGTAGAAAGTGAAGCACAAAGTGGACAGTCACTCGTTTCCGACTCAGAAAATCAAAACGGACAGTCACTTTCTTCTTTTGACCCAAGCGTTGAAGTTAGTGTTGATTTAAGTGATGAACAGTTTTGCAACCATGTGCTGGACTTAAAACAGCACATTTTAGCCGGCGACATTTTTCAGGTTGTGCCCTCGCGCACATTCTCTCTCCCCTGCCCATCGCCGCTACTTGCTTACGCTAAACTTAAAGAATCAAACCCAAGCCCTTACATGTTTTACATGCAAGATGCCGCTTTCAGCATATTTGGTGCCTCTCCTGAATCAGCCCTTAAATACGAAAGAGAAAGTAATCAGGTAGAGATCTACCCGATTGCCGGTACCCGTCCACGTGGCAAGCGCCCTGATGGCAGTATCGACAGAGATTTAGACAGCCGTATTGAATTAAACCTGCGCGAAGACACCAAAGAAAAGTCTGAGCACATTATGCTGGTTGACCTTGCCCGAAACGATGTGGCAAAGGTGAGTCGCCCAGGCACGCGCTATGTGAAAGACTTGCTAAAGGTTGACCGTTACTCTCACGTGATGCACTTGGTATCGCGCGTGGTTGGCCAGCTACGTGACGACTTAGATCCACTGCACGCTTATCAAGCCTGCATGAATATGGGCACCCTAGTCGGCGCACCAAAAGTAAGCGCAGCGACGTTAATTCGCGAAGTAGAGAAAAAACGCCGCGGCAGTTATGGCGGCGCGGTTGGCTATTTGAATGGTCAAGGCGACATGGACACTTGTATAGTCATTCGCTCAGCGTTTGTGAAAAACGGCACGGCTTATATTCAAGCGGGTGCAGGTGTAGTATATGACTCGGTTCCACAAGCTGAAGCTGATGAAACCCGCGCTAAGGCACAAGCGGTAATTGGTGCAGTAAAAGCAGCGCTACAAGAAGAAGCTGAAAGTATCAACGTTGCATTAAATGAAGGAGGCAACGCATGA
- a CDS encoding PHP domain-containing protein, which produces MKIDLHSHTKFSDGHLTPEELILRAHTMQVDALAVTDHDTVAGLEEAHATQSKQKRALTIIDGVEISTTWHSFDIHIVGLNVDRHCPTFLKRLQGQSETREARAAKIADKLEKCGFEGVLARAKALAGVGQVTRAHFARVLVNDYGVPSMDAAFKKYLGKGKRAAVKAEWPSIETAIEWIHDAGGQAVLAHPAHYDMTAKWLRRLVALFEQAGGDAIETAFPGINKTKQELINELAQTHQLLASAGSDFHFPSRWTELGKNLGISSKLTPVWHNWQQFEGQMAEG; this is translated from the coding sequence TTGAAAATAGATCTACATAGTCATACAAAATTCTCTGATGGCCACTTAACACCAGAAGAATTAATCCTTCGCGCGCACACTATGCAGGTGGACGCGCTTGCCGTTACCGACCACGATACTGTAGCCGGTTTGGAAGAAGCACACGCTACTCAATCAAAGCAAAAACGTGCCTTAACTATTATTGATGGTGTTGAAATTTCCACCACTTGGCACAGTTTCGATATCCATATAGTTGGATTAAATGTGGACAGACACTGCCCAACGTTTCTTAAACGGCTACAAGGTCAATCGGAAACTCGTGAAGCTCGGGCTGCAAAAATTGCTGATAAGCTGGAAAAGTGTGGGTTTGAAGGTGTTCTAGCGCGTGCTAAAGCGCTAGCGGGCGTTGGCCAGGTGACACGGGCACACTTTGCGCGCGTATTGGTAAACGATTACGGTGTGCCAAGTATGGACGCCGCGTTTAAAAAGTATCTAGGCAAAGGCAAACGAGCTGCAGTTAAAGCAGAGTGGCCAAGCATCGAAACGGCTATTGAGTGGATCCACGATGCAGGCGGTCAAGCTGTATTGGCTCATCCAGCCCATTATGACATGACAGCAAAGTGGCTACGGCGCTTGGTGGCGCTGTTTGAACAAGCCGGTGGCGACGCCATTGAAACCGCGTTTCCTGGCATTAATAAAACGAAGCAAGAGCTTATTAATGAACTTGCACAAACCCATCAGTTGTTAGCATCAGCGGGCTCAGATTTTCATTTTCCTTCTCGCTGGACTGAATTAGGTAAAAACTTGGGCATTAGCAGTAAGCTCACGCCGGTGTGGCATAATTGGCAGCAGTTTGAAGGGCAAATGGCTGAAGGTTAA
- a CDS encoding L-threonylcarbamoyladenylate synthase: MSQFFYVHPDNPQKRLISQACELIREGAVVVYPTDSGYAIGCQMEDKKALEQLCRIRQIDKDHNFTLMCRDMSELSIYAKVDNTAFRQIKNNTPGRYTFVLKATREVPKRLQNPKRKTIGIRVPDNAIALALLEELGEPLMSTSLILPGNTMAESDPDVIRDNLEKQVGLIIHGGYIGEQPTTVVDLSEDTPVIVRHGTGDPSPFE, encoded by the coding sequence ATGAGTCAATTTTTCTACGTTCACCCAGATAACCCGCAAAAACGTCTTATTAGCCAGGCTTGTGAGTTAATTCGAGAGGGTGCAGTGGTGGTGTATCCGACAGACTCAGGCTATGCCATAGGCTGCCAAATGGAAGACAAAAAGGCGCTTGAGCAGTTGTGTCGTATTCGTCAAATCGATAAAGATCACAACTTTACCTTAATGTGTCGAGACATGTCTGAGCTATCAATTTACGCAAAGGTAGACAACACGGCGTTCAGGCAAATTAAGAACAACACACCAGGGCGTTACACCTTCGTGTTGAAAGCGACCCGCGAAGTACCAAAGCGTTTGCAAAACCCTAAACGTAAAACCATTGGAATTCGCGTGCCCGATAACGCCATTGCACTTGCATTATTGGAAGAGCTGGGCGAACCATTGATGTCTACGTCTTTGATTTTGCCAGGCAATACCATGGCTGAATCAGACCCAGATGTCATCCGTGATAATTTGGAAAAGCAAGTTGGGCTTATCATCCATGGTGGTTACATTGGTGAGCAGCCCACTACCGTGGTTGATTTGTCGGAAGACACACCAGTAATTGTGCGACATGGCACGGGCGATCCGTCTCCCTTTGAGTAA
- a CDS encoding segregation and condensation protein A produces the protein MSELVEDNNNDNDASVEKGLSTPVQQPLPLAFINGEALIEKPEDLFIPPDALEVILETFEGPLDLLLYLIRKQKFDITTLPIADVTKQYMEYVDAMMSLKLELAAEYLLMAAILAEIKSRLLLPKRSDDSDEEEDPRAELIRRLKEYELVKQAAEDLDIQPRLERDIFTTHVELSENVAPIRIEPDVSLAEIVLAFSAAMKRAEAFEHHTIAREALSTRERMSLILSLLTTTEYTPLERLFTVEEGKAGVVVCFLAILELVKEQLILCIQAGPYAKIHVKLGAHEEN, from the coding sequence GTGTCAGAGCTTGTTGAAGACAATAATAACGATAATGACGCCTCTGTTGAGAAGGGGCTTTCGACACCTGTTCAGCAGCCGTTGCCACTTGCGTTTATTAATGGTGAAGCGCTAATTGAAAAGCCTGAAGATCTTTTCATTCCCCCCGATGCGCTAGAGGTCATATTAGAAACCTTCGAAGGGCCGCTCGACTTACTGCTTTATCTGATTAGAAAACAAAAGTTTGATATCACCACATTACCCATAGCTGACGTAACCAAGCAGTATATGGAATATGTGGATGCCATGATGTCGCTAAAGTTAGAGCTAGCAGCAGAGTACTTGCTGATGGCAGCCATATTGGCAGAAATTAAGTCCAGGCTTCTACTACCTAAACGCAGCGACGATTCTGACGAAGAAGAAGACCCTCGCGCAGAGCTTATTCGCCGATTAAAAGAATACGAGCTAGTAAAGCAAGCGGCGGAAGATTTAGATATACAGCCTAGACTTGAACGGGATATTTTCACCACTCACGTTGAACTAAGTGAGAATGTGGCGCCAATTCGCATTGAGCCCGATGTGTCTTTAGCTGAAATTGTATTGGCGTTCAGTGCGGCCATGAAGCGCGCTGAAGCGTTTGAACACCATACCATTGCACGGGAAGCACTGAGCACGCGAGAGCGCATGTCGCTCATCTTGTCGTTACTCACAACAACAGAATATACGCCACTTGAACGCCTATTTACGGTTGAAGAAGGTAAAGCTGGGGTAGTGGTTTGCTTCTTAGCAATTTTAGAATTAGTAAAAGAACAGCTAATTTTATGCATTCAGGCAGGTCCTTATGCAAAAATTCATGTAAAATTAGGTGCCCATGAAGAAAATTAA
- the scpB gene encoding SMC-Scp complex subunit ScpB, which produces MKKINTAQLKQLVEAAIFVADKPISKQHLKETVLNEFTVADRTLSKVINELKLDYQPRGIQLVEVASGYRFQSLDALSPWLSKLWQENAPKYSRAMLETLALIAYRQPITRGEIEQVRGVAVSSNIIKTLTERDWVKVVGHKEVPGRPALYATTKGFLDYFSMTSLSDLPNADAFENMAGSIASDSPLKVLNEAPSE; this is translated from the coding sequence ATGAAGAAAATTAACACGGCGCAGCTTAAACAATTGGTAGAGGCAGCAATATTTGTTGCTGATAAACCTATTTCAAAGCAGCATTTAAAAGAAACGGTACTCAATGAGTTTACCGTCGCTGATAGAACCTTGAGTAAGGTGATTAACGAACTAAAGTTAGACTATCAGCCAAGAGGCATTCAACTGGTGGAAGTAGCAAGTGGCTATCGCTTTCAATCGTTAGATGCGTTAAGCCCGTGGTTAAGCAAATTGTGGCAGGAAAATGCGCCAAAGTATTCTAGAGCAATGCTCGAAACCTTGGCACTCATTGCCTATCGTCAACCTATAACCCGCGGAGAAATAGAGCAGGTAAGGGGCGTAGCGGTAAGCAGTAATATTATAAAGACACTCACAGAACGAGACTGGGTAAAGGTAGTAGGTCACAAAGAAGTGCCTGGGCGACCAGCGCTTTATGCAACTACCAAAGGCTTTTTGGACTATTTTTCGATGACGTCGTTGAGCGATTTGCCCAATGCTGACGCTTTCGAAAACATGGCTGGAAGTATTGCGTCAGACTCGCCGCTTAAGGTGTTAAATGAGGCACCGTCTGAATAG
- the rluB gene encoding 23S rRNA pseudouridine(2605) synthase RluB — protein MTEKLQKVLANQGLGSRREMERWIEEGRVSVDGTKATLGDRVDHTAQIRVDGHLLSRQTEQPICRVLMYNKPEGELCSRHDPEGRDTVFDRLPAIRLGRWITVGRLDMNTSGLLLFTNDGELANRLMHPKCEVEREYAVRVFGEVTGKTLHTLQKGVELEDGEAKFLTISGAPTPQHAEDESMNRWYNVTLKEGRNREVRRLWESQGVQVSRLIRVKYGPIELQKRLPQGAWVELGLEDVNALRSHVQLPDETQTMVNVRQGKLDHARLSRMRRSVKKHKVRKQQGLNKRAGRPGKRK, from the coding sequence ATGACTGAAAAGTTGCAAAAAGTACTGGCTAACCAAGGGCTAGGCTCGCGACGAGAAATGGAACGTTGGATTGAAGAAGGCCGAGTATCGGTCGATGGCACCAAAGCAACATTAGGTGATAGAGTCGATCACACTGCACAAATTCGTGTTGATGGTCATTTGCTATCTCGTCAAACAGAACAGCCAATTTGCCGTGTTTTGATGTACAACAAACCCGAAGGTGAATTGTGTAGCCGTCACGACCCTGAAGGTCGCGATACGGTATTTGACCGTCTACCCGCTATTCGATTAGGGCGCTGGATCACCGTTGGTCGTCTAGACATGAACACCAGTGGCCTGCTGTTATTCACCAACGATGGTGAACTAGCCAACCGCCTAATGCACCCAAAATGTGAAGTAGAACGCGAGTACGCAGTACGTGTATTCGGTGAGGTAACAGGCAAAACACTACATACCCTTCAAAAAGGTGTAGAGCTGGAAGACGGCGAAGCAAAGTTCCTGACAATTTCAGGTGCGCCTACGCCTCAGCATGCTGAAGATGAAAGCATGAACCGCTGGTACAACGTGACCTTGAAAGAAGGGCGTAACCGAGAAGTTCGTCGTCTTTGGGAGTCACAAGGTGTTCAAGTCAGCCGTTTGATACGTGTTAAATATGGCCCAATCGAACTACAAAAGCGCCTACCGCAAGGAGCGTGGGTAGAGCTAGGTTTAGAAGATGTGAATGCCCTTCGTAGCCATGTTCAACTGCCAGATGAAACGCAAACTATGGTTAATGTACGCCAGGGTAAACTTGACCACGCTCGTTTAAGCCGCATGCGTCGCTCGGTTAAAAAGCACAAAGTACGCAAGCAACAAGGCTTGAATAAACGTGCTGGACGTCCAGGTAAACGTAAATAG
- the dkgB gene encoding 2,5-didehydrogluconate reductase DkgB, with protein sequence MKDMPQLGMGTFRLKGEEARESVSKALKVGFRHIDTAQIYDNEAEVGDAIKTSGLDRSELFVTTKVWYESLGDDHFIPSVHESLEKLKLEYVDLLLIHWPYPGNDISLESYLGNLAKAKALGLTRHIGVSNFTIDLLNKAEEILGEGEIYTNQIEIHPFMQNKKVVEAGKEKGVRATAYMPFAVGKVMKDETLLSIAQNHNATPAQVVLAWMEKRHIYAIPSSTSEVHLAENLAYGGVKLSEEELVLIDDLDNGERIVSPDFAPDWD encoded by the coding sequence ATGAAAGACATGCCTCAACTAGGAATGGGAACGTTTCGATTAAAAGGTGAAGAGGCCCGTGAATCAGTAAGTAAAGCCCTAAAAGTAGGGTTTAGGCACATTGATACCGCGCAAATCTATGATAACGAAGCTGAAGTTGGCGATGCCATAAAGACAAGTGGGCTAGATAGAAGCGAATTATTCGTCACCACTAAAGTGTGGTACGAATCTTTAGGCGACGATCACTTTATACCCAGCGTTCACGAAAGCTTAGAAAAGCTAAAGCTAGAGTATGTGGATTTACTTCTCATTCATTGGCCATATCCAGGTAATGACATTTCACTAGAAAGTTATTTAGGCAATCTTGCCAAAGCGAAAGCGCTTGGGCTGACGCGTCATATAGGTGTATCTAATTTCACTATTGATTTGCTAAACAAGGCTGAAGAAATTTTAGGTGAAGGCGAGATTTACACGAACCAAATTGAAATTCATCCTTTCATGCAAAATAAAAAAGTTGTAGAAGCTGGCAAGGAAAAAGGCGTCAGAGCCACTGCATACATGCCGTTTGCTGTCGGGAAAGTAATGAAGGATGAAACTCTGTTGAGTATCGCTCAAAACCATAATGCGACGCCGGCGCAAGTGGTATTGGCGTGGATGGAAAAACGCCACATTTACGCAATTCCCTCATCAACCAGTGAAGTACATTTAGCGGAGAACTTGGCTTACGGTGGCGTAAAGCTTAGTGAAGAAGAGCTTGTTCTTATTGATGACCTCGATAACGGCGAGCGCATAGTAAGCCCTGATTTCGCGCCCGACTGGGATTAG
- a CDS encoding sugar O-acetyltransferase, whose protein sequence is MTEHEKMLAGDLYYPSDKTLTALRKQCRIQLDELNATCQSDYKKRTRLLKQLFGSTGKRLYIESSFKCDYGENIHVGENFYANFNCVILDAAKVTIGDNCMIAPQVGLYTATHPIDPAQRATGIEFAKPITLGNNCWIGGMAVINPGVTLGDNVVVASGAVVTKSFGDNLVIGGNPAKVIKEIEPVDQSV, encoded by the coding sequence ATGACTGAACATGAAAAAATGCTCGCTGGCGATTTATATTACCCGTCAGATAAAACCTTAACGGCATTGCGTAAGCAGTGCCGTATTCAATTAGACGAGCTTAATGCAACTTGCCAAAGCGATTACAAAAAACGTACTAGATTGCTAAAACAGTTGTTTGGCAGCACAGGGAAAAGGCTGTACATCGAATCTTCGTTTAAATGCGATTACGGCGAAAATATCCATGTTGGCGAAAACTTTTATGCCAATTTTAATTGTGTCATTTTGGATGCAGCAAAGGTGACTATTGGTGACAACTGTATGATAGCTCCCCAGGTAGGGCTTTACACAGCCACCCACCCCATAGACCCCGCGCAAAGAGCAACAGGTATAGAGTTCGCCAAGCCTATTACCCTTGGCAATAACTGCTGGATTGGTGGGATGGCGGTGATAAACCCTGGTGTGACATTGGGTGATAATGTGGTTGTGGCTTCTGGCGCGGTAGTAACCAAATCTTTTGGGGATAACCTAGTCATAGGCGGTAACCCAGCCAAAGTAATCAAAGAGATTGAGCCAGTCGACCAAAGTGTTTAA
- a CDS encoding arsenate reductase family protein, with product MIKVYHNPECGTSRNVLAVIRAAGYDVEVIEYLSVGWEREQLSYLLHAAGLTPRQALRTTKSPAAELGLLDESVSNEAIFELMLKHPILVNRPIVCIPKHKYEKTASLSSDPNEDNAVADNAKETVKLCRPSEAVLDILPVWPKGPFAKEDGTPLIDQDGERVI from the coding sequence ATGATAAAGGTTTATCATAATCCAGAATGTGGAACGTCTAGAAATGTACTTGCAGTGATTAGAGCGGCGGGATATGACGTGGAAGTTATTGAGTATTTGAGTGTAGGGTGGGAGCGTGAACAGCTAAGCTATTTATTGCATGCAGCAGGCTTGACGCCTCGACAGGCGCTTAGGACAACAAAGTCGCCAGCGGCTGAGTTAGGGTTGCTTGATGAGTCGGTCAGCAACGAAGCTATCTTCGAACTTATGTTGAAGCATCCTATCCTGGTAAATAGGCCTATTGTTTGCATTCCTAAACATAAATATGAAAAAACAGCTTCATTATCTTCCGACCCAAATGAAGATAATGCTGTTGCTGATAACGCGAAAGAAACAGTAAAACTATGTCGGCCTAGTGAAGCTGTATTGGATATTTTACCGGTATGGCCAAAAGGCCCTTTTGCTAAAGAAGACGGTACACCATTAATTGACCAAGACGGTGAACGAGTAATTTAA
- a CDS encoding DUF445 domain-containing protein, whose amino-acid sequence MTDKYAQLNRSKRLALACLVFAAGVFVFTVLLPKFYPNLQGTWWLGLIKMASEAALIGGLADWFAVTALFKPIPAQYPIPHTNIVASNKSVIANNLSLFVKEKFFHPEAIEKLIRDSDPAKGAGRWLSQERNATRLSRFICDAFAGVLRVLDDKPVKAFIAKTAQKGINQLDLRQLMATSLGAVTKERQHQIVLDRVLGKLAKLLAEPETQIYIADTLVVWLKTEYSRIEKLLPSSWLSEQGALIAVKAVSSILEDIYEDEHHPIRHAFDEQVHEFLYELQHSPLMEKKVNSYREKIINDPALNTYVQQSWAKFHQWLLTSLEEQNGKAETKVSGLLKDLGTTLTQDSELAKAFNKHIGEAAKYMAPELAEFLTRHIRNTINSWDEREMAEQVELNIGRDLQKVRINGTIVGGLIGAVLFGVEALLGL is encoded by the coding sequence ATGACGGACAAATATGCACAGCTAAACAGGTCCAAAAGGCTCGCATTGGCCTGTTTAGTTTTTGCCGCAGGTGTATTTGTCTTTACGGTATTACTACCCAAGTTTTACCCAAACTTACAGGGTACATGGTGGTTAGGGCTTATAAAGATGGCGAGCGAGGCGGCACTCATCGGTGGCCTTGCTGACTGGTTTGCTGTAACTGCGCTGTTTAAACCAATACCAGCCCAGTACCCTATTCCCCATACCAATATCGTGGCAAGTAATAAGTCGGTTATTGCTAATAACTTGTCTTTATTCGTTAAAGAGAAATTCTTTCACCCCGAAGCGATAGAAAAACTAATTCGAGACAGCGACCCTGCGAAGGGCGCTGGAAGATGGTTGTCACAGGAAAGAAACGCTACTCGCTTAAGTCGCTTTATTTGTGACGCCTTTGCCGGCGTGTTACGTGTACTTGATGACAAACCCGTCAAAGCGTTTATTGCTAAAACAGCGCAGAAGGGTATTAACCAACTTGATCTTAGGCAGCTTATGGCAACCTCGTTAGGTGCCGTGACGAAAGAACGCCAGCACCAAATCGTGCTCGATAGGGTATTAGGGAAACTAGCTAAGCTGCTCGCAGAGCCCGAAACTCAAATTTATATAGCAGATACGCTGGTCGTCTGGTTAAAAACTGAGTACAGCCGCATCGAAAAGCTCTTGCCGTCCAGCTGGCTAAGCGAGCAGGGTGCGCTGATTGCTGTTAAAGCCGTTTCAAGTATTTTAGAGGATATATACGAGGATGAGCACCATCCTATTCGACATGCTTTCGACGAACAGGTGCATGAGTTTTTATATGAGCTACAGCACAGCCCGTTAATGGAGAAAAAGGTAAACAGCTATCGCGAAAAAATCATTAATGACCCAGCATTAAATACCTATGTTCAGCAATCATGGGCCAAATTTCATCAATGGCTCTTAACGTCCCTTGAAGAACAAAATGGCAAAGCAGAAACTAAAGTGTCGGGTTTGCTAAAAGACTTGGGCACAACGTTAACGCAAGACAGTGAGTTAGCAAAAGCGTTTAATAAACACATTGGAGAAGCGGCTAAATATATGGCGCCTGAGTTGGCTGAATTTCTAACCCGCCATATCCGCAACACCATCAATAGCTGGGACGAACGCGAGATGGCAGAGCAGGTAGAACTAAATATTGGTCGCGACCTACAAAAAGTGCGTATTAACGGCACTATTGTCGGTGGTCTAATAGGTGCAGTATTGTTTGGAGTGGAGGCGCTATTAGGGCTATAG